The following proteins are encoded in a genomic region of Alphaproteobacteria bacterium:
- a CDS encoding NAD-dependent epimerase/dehydratase family protein gives MTGVVAVTGATGFVGGYIAQRLSDSGWTVRALTRRQGAIDHIAGAIPVVGALDDPPSLLTLVEGADAIVHCAGLIRGTAAAAFEAVNVAGTANLADAAALQGGVTRFILISSLAAREPWISPYAASKNRAELALADRPGIAAWTALRPPTIYGPGDQATLLLFRQIRRGLAFLPRTDGARISMIHVEDLATAVAAMLGAEMRSGAIFDIHDGSEDGYSWDTIIDTAARVLARKVLRVPVPRKGMELAAAANSAYCLLTKRAPLITPDKVRELYHGDWVCHDNSLIDHISWRPTMPISEGFRHTVAWYREAGWL, from the coding sequence GTGACTGGGGTTGTGGCGGTGACCGGTGCAACCGGGTTCGTCGGCGGCTATATTGCACAAAGATTGAGCGACTCCGGGTGGACGGTCCGCGCCCTGACCCGTCGCCAAGGCGCCATCGATCATATCGCCGGCGCGATCCCCGTTGTGGGCGCGCTCGACGATCCGCCAAGCCTTCTCACGCTGGTCGAAGGGGCCGACGCCATCGTTCATTGCGCCGGTCTGATCAGGGGGACGGCGGCGGCGGCGTTCGAGGCCGTCAATGTCGCCGGAACCGCCAATTTGGCCGACGCGGCGGCGCTGCAGGGCGGCGTGACGCGGTTCATCCTGATCTCTTCGCTGGCGGCGCGTGAACCGTGGATTTCGCCATACGCGGCAAGCAAGAACAGGGCCGAACTGGCGCTGGCGGACCGGCCCGGAATTGCCGCATGGACCGCACTCAGGCCGCCCACAATTTACGGTCCGGGCGACCAGGCGACCTTGCTCTTGTTTCGCCAAATCCGCCGCGGGCTGGCTTTCTTGCCACGAACCGACGGTGCCCGAATTTCAATGATCCACGTCGAGGACCTGGCCACCGCCGTCGCGGCCATGCTCGGTGCCGAAATGCGAAGCGGCGCGATATTCGACATCCACGATGGATCGGAAGACGGCTATTCATGGGATACGATCATCGACACCGCGGCGCGGGTTCTGGCCAGAAAGGTCTTGCGCGTTCCCGTTCCACGCAAGGGCATGGAACTCGCCGCGGCGGCGAATTCCGCCTACTGCCTCTTGACCAAGCGTGCGCCTTTGATTACCCCGGACAAGGTACGCGAGCTATATCATGGGGACTGGGTGTGCCACGACAATTCACTAATCGACCACATATCGTGGCGCCCGACGATGCCGATTTCGGAGGGCTTCCGACACACGGTGGCTTGGTATCGGGAGGCGGGATGGTTATGA
- a CDS encoding fatty acyl-AMP ligase, with translation MLTPTPTTNSNLPFEIAPFDTLTDGLDYAARGSTGCNFYSFRGEFVEGLTYREVRDRAVALAQGLVRSGLPRGGRMAIMAETIPDFACFFFACQYAGLIPVPLPLSMNLGGKDSYVQRLKGLIDGAGAVAAVSSAEAIGDLKEAVSELSLELVGTPDDFYRLPGDGADLRPFDKDDPCYIQYSSGSTRFPHGVFISQRAAVSNSRAIARHGVFARPGDRCVSWLPLYHDMGLVGFLFVPVLTQVSVDYIATADFARRPLIWPMVMSANGASLSFSPTFGYDLCRRRAENTSLSGFDLSAWRVAGIGGDMIRADVLRLFADRFSECGFRDTAFLSSYGLAEATLAVSFAGLDERIKVDCVDKMAYALSNRAEPIAADASPSSANTRSFAICGRPMPGYQIEVRDDEANVLPDRRIGRVFISGPSIMSGYYNDPGETARVLQPDGWLDTGDMGYMIDGSLVITGRSKDLIIHNGRNIWPQDIEWAIERLPGLRSGDVAAFSVPGPDGAEAVVVVVQSRKTDAEANRELKREITAIVRSTAGVDCKVVLVPPRSISMTSSGKISRAGARDNYLSGLYAEVARDRASATSQNASIAE, from the coding sequence ATGCTGACACCGACGCCGACGACAAACTCGAACCTTCCGTTTGAAATTGCGCCTTTCGATACCTTGACCGATGGTCTCGACTATGCTGCGCGAGGCTCGACGGGATGCAATTTCTATTCCTTCCGCGGCGAATTCGTCGAAGGCCTGACCTACCGCGAAGTGCGGGACCGCGCGGTCGCATTGGCACAGGGTTTGGTTCGCTCCGGCCTGCCGAGAGGTGGACGGATGGCGATCATGGCCGAAACGATTCCCGATTTTGCCTGCTTTTTCTTCGCCTGCCAGTATGCCGGACTGATCCCGGTTCCGCTGCCCTTGTCGATGAATTTGGGCGGCAAGGATTCCTATGTGCAGCGGCTCAAGGGCCTGATCGACGGCGCCGGGGCGGTGGCGGCCGTCTCCTCTGCGGAGGCCATCGGCGATCTCAAGGAAGCGGTTTCCGAACTGTCGCTGGAACTGGTCGGAACGCCGGACGACTTCTACCGCCTGCCCGGCGATGGCGCGGATCTTCGGCCGTTCGACAAAGACGACCCCTGCTATATCCAATATTCGTCGGGCAGCACGCGTTTCCCGCATGGGGTCTTCATTTCTCAACGCGCCGCGGTCAGCAACAGTCGCGCTATCGCGCGACACGGCGTCTTCGCTCGCCCAGGCGACAGATGCGTGTCATGGCTGCCGCTTTATCATGATATGGGACTGGTTGGGTTCCTGTTCGTTCCGGTGCTGACGCAAGTCTCGGTCGACTACATCGCGACCGCCGATTTCGCGCGGCGGCCGCTGATTTGGCCCATGGTCATGTCGGCCAACGGCGCTTCGTTGTCGTTCAGTCCCACCTTCGGATACGACCTGTGTCGACGCCGGGCGGAAAATACATCGCTGTCCGGGTTTGACCTCAGCGCGTGGCGCGTCGCCGGCATCGGCGGCGACATGATCCGTGCCGACGTTCTCAGGCTCTTCGCCGACCGGTTCAGTGAATGCGGGTTCCGCGACACCGCCTTCCTGTCGAGCTACGGCTTGGCCGAGGCGACGTTGGCGGTCAGCTTCGCCGGCCTCGACGAACGCATCAAGGTCGATTGCGTCGACAAAATGGCTTATGCGCTCAGCAATCGCGCCGAACCGATCGCCGCAGACGCATCGCCGTCCTCGGCAAATACTCGATCGTTCGCGATTTGCGGGCGACCCATGCCCGGCTACCAGATCGAAGTCCGCGACGACGAGGCGAATGTTCTGCCCGATCGCCGCATCGGCCGCGTGTTCATTAGCGGACCGAGCATCATGTCCGGTTACTACAACGATCCCGGTGAGACCGCGCGCGTACTCCAGCCGGATGGCTGGCTGGATACCGGGGATATGGGCTACATGATCGACGGCTCGTTGGTCATTACCGGGCGCAGCAAGGATTTGATCATCCATAACGGTCGCAATATTTGGCCGCAGGACATCGAGTGGGCGATCGAGCGACTGCCCGGTCTGCGGAGCGGCGACGTTGCCGCCTTCTCAGTACCCGGGCCCGACGGCGCCGAGGCCGTCGTCGTCGTGGTGCAAAGCCGCAAGACCGACGCCGAGGCCAATCGGGAACTAAAGCGCGAAATTACCGCCATCGTGCGCTCGACCGCGGGTGTCGATTGCAAGGTTGTCCTGGTTCCGCCGCGCAGCATCTCAATGACATCGTCCGGCAAGATCAGCCGAGCCGGTGCGCGCGACAACTATCTTTCCGGCCTCTATGCGGAAGTCGCCCGCGACCGCGCCTCCGCGACCTCGCAAAACGCATCGATCGCCGAATAA
- a CDS encoding ABC transporter substrate-binding protein, translating to MTGTGARLLVRRSLVAMVFAFAASALPAQAEETAGQWVSELGTKVVEVLKATNDQPKERQSELEAIFLDSFDVPFVAKFVTGRYWKKATPGEQQDLMELLPEYVATIYAGVFAGYDGNGFKVVKERKSTNGTYVQGLIQRNDGPDVAAAFDITKPNGRFLIINTEVEGVSLLVTKRSEFASVLSREGLAGLISRMKDVLAKSSA from the coding sequence ATGACGGGAACTGGAGCACGTTTGTTGGTGCGGCGGAGCTTGGTCGCCATGGTGTTTGCATTCGCTGCCTCTGCGCTTCCAGCGCAAGCCGAGGAAACCGCGGGTCAATGGGTATCTGAGCTCGGAACCAAGGTCGTCGAGGTCCTGAAAGCAACCAATGACCAACCCAAAGAACGGCAATCGGAATTGGAGGCGATTTTCCTCGATTCATTCGATGTCCCCTTCGTTGCGAAGTTCGTCACCGGCCGCTATTGGAAGAAGGCAACACCGGGCGAGCAACAGGACCTCATGGAGCTGCTGCCCGAATATGTTGCGACCATCTATGCCGGTGTATTTGCAGGCTATGACGGCAACGGCTTCAAGGTCGTCAAAGAGCGAAAGAGCACAAACGGGACCTATGTCCAGGGGCTGATCCAGCGCAACGATGGTCCCGATGTCGCTGCTGCCTTCGATATCACCAAGCCGAATGGGAGATTCCTGATCATCAACACCGAGGTCGAAGGCGTTAGCCTGCTGGTGACCAAACGCTCGGAATTCGCCTCGGTCTTGTCGCGCGAGGGCTTGGCAGGCCTGATTTCGCGCATGAAAGATGTGTTGGCCAAGAGTTCCGCGTAA